The Papaver somniferum cultivar HN1 chromosome 3, ASM357369v1, whole genome shotgun sequence genome includes a region encoding these proteins:
- the LOC113358496 gene encoding uncharacterized protein LOC113358496: MDTNNNGFQNLGYLANSVSNAFGNLGKAIQSGGIATSFHTDTVLRLDSPSASVPYFVTSKGYKRKWNVSDGPMGREDGSSLFLGLGRSPSSSDSKGSSATACTTISSAKENEEESSMDLNLDFDLHLGNEKSSSPRKPFSSTPKTSKAKPKFGLELSLSTGLTESDVTSVTLGSIPHLSNSETPLMISKTPHVEEGSMSSSWKLPHAIAPLHNFQNTEAICNQISCKSSPESVVPDIYSTMVTTPNSSVTCTSGLAQLMQQCGGANSKICQFRGCGKGARGASGLCIAHGGGRRCQKAGCHKGAEGRTVYCKAHGGGRRCQYLGCTKSAEGRTDFCVAHGGGRRCSNDSCTRAARGKSGLCIRHGGGKRCQKDNCTKSAEGFSGLCISHGGGRRCRFPDCSKGAQGSTLFCKAHGGGKRCTIPGCTKGAEGSTPFCKGHGGGKRCAFQGGGTCPKSVHGGTLYCVAHGGGKRCTIPECTKSARGRTDFCVRHGGGKRCKFDGCAKSAQGSTDFCKAHGGGKRCSWGQAGSEFGSQAPTPCDRFARGKTGLCAAHNALVQDQRVHGGGTLGPTASGSKCNTHEKMKDIITIEDMNTEISSMGSVGSTYFDWNGFDPKDFVNPGVSLQVQSRGVPGPEGRVHGGGLMAMLASGRNQAPGGPSEQGSSVIPHNWM; encoded by the coding sequence ATGGATACAAACAATAATGGGTTCCAGAATTTGGGTTACCTTGCTAACTCTGTGTCAAATGCATTTGGAAATTTGGGCAAAGCTATCCAAAGTGGAGGAATTGCAACTAGTTTCCATACAGACACTGTTTTGCGGCTTGACTCTCCAAGTGCTTCCGTCCCTTATTTTGTCACTTCCAAAGGATATAAGAGGAAATGGAATGTGAGTGATGGACCCATGGGCCGAGAAGATGGTTCTTCGCTTTTTCTTGGTCTAGGTCGTTCACCAAGTTCCTCAGACAGCAAGGGTAGTTCTGCAACTGCTTGTACAACTATCTCCTCTGCGAAAGAAAATGAAGAGGAGTCTTCCATGGATCTTAATTTGGATTTTGATCTGCATCTTGGCAATGAGAAGTCTTCCAGCCCAAGGAAACCTTTCAGCTCAACTCCGAAGACTTCTAAAGCGAAACCCAAGTTTGGTCTTGAATTAAGTCTCTCTACAGGCCTCACCGAATCTGATGTTACCTCTGTTACTTTGGGCTCTATCCCACATCTGAGTAACTCTGAAACACCCTTAATGATCAGTAAAACCCCACATGTGGAAGAAGGGTCAATGTCCTCCAGCTGGAAACTACCACATGCAATAGCTCCGTTGCATAATTTTCAAAACACAGAAGCCATATGTAACCAAATATCCTGCAAAAGCAGTCCAGAATCAGTAGTCCCTGACATCTATTCCACCATGGTTACCACACCAAACAGCTCAGTTACCTGCACTTCGGGGCTTGCTCAGCTGATGCAGCAATGCGGAGGAGCCAATTCAAAAATCTGTCAGTTCAGGGGATGTGGAAAAGGAGCTAGAGGCGCTTCCGGTCTCTGTATTGCTCATGGTGGTGGGCGTAGATGTCAGAAAGCTGGGTGTCACAAGGGAGCTGAAGGCCGGACAGTGTACTGTAAGGCTCATGGCGGTGGCCGCCGGTGCCAATATTTAGGGTGCACGAAGAGTGCTGAAGGCAGGACCGATTTCTGCGTAGCACATGGTGGTGGTAGACGATGCAGTAACGACAGTTGCACCAGAGCTGCAAGAGGGAAATCTGGTCTTTGCATTAGGCATGGAGGTGGTAAGAGGTGCCAGAAGGACAATTGCACAAAAAGTGCTGAAGGTTTCTCTGGCCTTTGTATCTCTCATGGGGGTGGCAGGCGATGCCGATTTCCAGACTGCTCAAAAGGGGCACAAGGAAGCACATTATTCTGCAAAGCTCACGGTGGGGGAAAGAGGTGCACAATTCCAGGCTGTACAAAAGGTGCGGAAGGGAGCACACCGTTCTGTAAGGGCCACGGGGGTGGAAAAAGGTGTGCATTTCAAGGTGGTGGAACATGCCCTAAGAGTGTTCATGGTGGTACTCTTTACTGTGTAGCTCATGGAGGCGGGAAAAGATGTACAATACCAGAATGCACCAAGAGTGCAAGAGGACGAACTGATTTTTGCGTTCGTCATGGAGGTGGTAAAAGGTGCAAGTTCGATGGATGTGCGAAGAGTGCACAAGGAAGCACAGATTTCTGCAAGGCCCATGGTGGAGGTAAAAGATGCTCGTGGGGCCAGGCAGGATCAGAATTTGGTAGCCAAGCTCCCACTccatgtgatcgatttgcgaggGGGAAGACTGGACTATGTGCTGCTCATAATGCGTTGGTGCAAGACCAACGTGTCCATGGCGGTGGAACATTGGGGCCTACTGCATCAGGTTCAAAATGTAACACGCATGAGAAGATGAAAGACATTATTACTATCGAAGACATGAATACTGAAATCAGTAGCATGGGAAGTGTTGGAAGCACATATTTTGACTGGAATGGCTTTGATCCTAAAGATTTTGTAAACCCGGGTGTTTCTTTACAGGTACAGTCAAGGGGCGTACCAGGTCCAGAAGGTAGAGTCCATGGAGGTGGGCTGATGGCAATGCTGGCTAGTGGGAGGAATCAGGCTCCAGGTGGCCCTTCAGAGCAAGGGAGTTCTGTGATACCTCACAATTGGATGTAA